One part of the Candidatus Methylomirabilota bacterium genome encodes these proteins:
- a CDS encoding PIN domain-containing protein, with the protein MSRVFWDTNLFIYLMEGAGPQSEQVARIRERMLEREDELCTSTLTLSEVLVKPVEQGDTALRQRYEDVLSRTARLIAFDREAARRYAEIRLIRGIRPPDAIQLACAAQADVDLFITNDDRLSRFTVPGIQFLVSLDRAFL; encoded by the coding sequence GTGAGCCGCGTCTTCTGGGATACCAACCTCTTCATCTATCTCATGGAGGGCGCTGGCCCACAGTCGGAACAGGTCGCCCGGATCCGAGAGCGCATGCTGGAGCGCGAAGACGAGCTCTGCACCTCGACCCTCACGCTCAGCGAGGTGCTCGTGAAGCCGGTCGAGCAGGGTGATACGGCGCTGCGCCAGCGCTACGAGGACGTCCTCTCGCGCACCGCGCGCCTGATCGCGTTCGACCGGGAGGCGGCTCGGCGGTACGCCGAGATCCGGCTCATCCGCGGCATCCGTCCTCCGGATGCGATTCAGCTCGCGTGCGCCGCCCAGGCCGATGTCGACCTGTTCATTACCAACGACGACCGCCTGAGCCGATTCACCGTTCCGGGCATCCAGTTCCTGGTGTCGCTCGATCGCGCCTTCCTCTGA